The genomic interval AGTGATGGAAAACCTTAAGTAGAATGAATAAATCCAACAAGAGGAAGAAGTTCGCAGGGTGTGGCTCTTACTTGCTCGGTATGGCTGATTGCCAGCTGTCGAGCCACATTCTTCAGCTCCGCCAGGGCAGAGTCCAGGCGGTTCTCCCCGCCTCGCGGCTCGGGTCGGCCGGACTCTGACGCTATCAGCGGCTGCAGCAGCCTTAGAACCGACAGAACCTCGTCTGTGACCTGCGATAAAGATCAAACTGACGTTATAAAGAGCTTTGCAGAGGTATGCCGTGTCCCGACTTTGGCTACGGGCCTCACCCTCTCTCGGTGCTGGCTCCAGCCGGAGCTTCCCTGCAGTTTGTCCACCTGAGCCTTCAGCTTGATGCTCCTCCTGCGGGACAGCTCCACTTCCCTGCGGACCTCTTTGAGCTATCAAGCAACACAACAACACTCAATTTAAGCATGTTAGTCAGGAATGCAGGCAATTATTGCCTAAgaggatgaaaataaaaatacaacttctTGACATTTTAACTCGATATGTAAACAGAAACTGCTAATCTAGATGCCTGAGTGAAACTATGGGTGAAAAATGCAGTTGTGCTGGCTCATAAACACTAAGAACTAGTACCGTAATACACTGAAGACACACCaatatgcaaatatatttataaaggacaaaacaatttttaaacagaaatgggttttttttaaaaaaggtataATTATCTCTAGAAACCTGCCtgtatgcaaaaataaatcatagttACTGCAGAGTTTtaccactgtttttttttttaactttctaaatattttgtgaaactcCTGAAAAATATGAAAGGGCTGTAGCAGCAAGTAGCCTCCAGCAGCAGGTATCCCTTtccaatattaataataattgttattatAGAACATTTGCAGCTCTTTACATAAGATTAAAccagcaataaaacacaatagatagtagaataaagtaaaaagataataaaaaacctACTGAgcttttacataaatgttttgaGTCTTAATTGAAGAGGCGCAGGAATAAATCTGAGTTTATTCCAGCGTCTGCACTGCAAAATTATCAAATATTAATGagtatttctgtctagtttctactgcaaatatcttagtacagttAACATAAGATAagaataacttacaagtaacttttcagcaatatgcAAGAGCTTGGTTTAAGCAAATTGTTCcttaataatgattaaaaagtaGTAATTATAGAAGATTAATAtgtataacaagatattttaaataatctgccaatggagctAGTACTTCATCATCAATACTGAGAAATaattgacttaaacaagctcctgtttcttgctgaaaagttacttctaagttagttttgtgcaagtataataagatatttgccctagaaactagaccagaaatacttggtaagattttgtgtttttgcagtgtatctgCCCCATTTTCACATAAAACGTAATGTCTGATCAAAGGTCGACTTTATGgtgttttctttgtaattaagagtttttattgtgtaaagcaccttgaaccaacttgctgctgaaatatacaaataaacatgattggttgataaaaagaaaatttgcatatttcaaatacacacaaacaaaataaactaaagctaTAAATGAAGATGAGTTTGATGCCTCACCGTATCGGAGACGTGTGTCAGCGTCCTGCGCCTGCTGAGCGGCCTGCCGGTGCTGATCAGGTCCGGTAAGGTTTTGTCGGCGTAGAACCTCTGGAAGGGGCTGTCTCCCGGTCCCGACCCGGTTCCGGCCTTTAAAGAGTCCATCGCCTCCTCTGACGGCAGCTCGCTTGGACTGTCCGTCTCCTCGGACTGAGTGATGCTGCGGCTGTCGCTGGCCTCATCCTCGTCTTTTACGTTCTGGTCAAAGTTGAAGTAGGAGTTGATGAAAGGCATCAGATCAGAGCAAAGCCCCTCATCGGTGCTGCTGCAGATCAGATCTTCTTCTGGTTCCTCTGGGTCcatctgtggttctggttctgctgggagGACGTTCGGTGTGTATGATGTGGCTTTCCTCTCCTCCAGTCTGCACAGGGAGGAGTGAAGCAGGTCGCTGGAGGCCAGCCGAGGCCTCAGTCGCTCGTTGAGCTCCGAGAACGGTTTGGAGTAATCCATGACGACTCCGAGAGAGGAAGACCATCTGAGGAAGAGCTGCAAACAGGTGgaaaacaaagactttaaagccaggaggagggaggaaggcgGTCAGAATGCGACTGAACCAGTCCTACCTGATCTCCGCGCGTCGTTACAGGATCTAACATGACATGATGTGACATCACAGGAGGCTGTGGCTTCACGCAGCCTGTCTGggctttcttcctctttttgatTGCTACACAAACTCGTGACGCGGAGACATACCAAAGCAGCAGGGAAGCAGAGAGGGCGGGGCTTCTGATGCTTAAACACAATGAAATCATCTAATCCTGACGCAGGACacctgactgctgctggagccAAACgtcactgcaaaaccacaaaatcctGCCAAGTGGTGTTTGGTCcggtttctagagcaaatatcttagttcacgtaaacatacaagtaacttttcagcaagatataggagtttattttaggttaataatttcttaatattgatgaaaagtgcTAGTTACATTGGAGGATAAATTctcttataaaaatacattttccccatgttataagtgaaacaatttacccaaaaaaacaagtactttttcagaaatattagaTGTTTCTGACTTAAAATAGTTCCCATATCTtactaaaatgttacttttaagttagttttgtcttatttcaagtatgctaagatatttgctttagaaactagacaaaaatacttggtaagattttgtgtttttgcagtgatgctGATAAAAATCGCTGATAGAAAGAGACGCTGACTGGAATAATTTACTCAAAGGAAACTAGTGCTGCTGGAATCAAACATCACtgctaaaatacaaaatgttgccaagtgtgttttggtttagtttctaatgcaaaagATCTTCACTGGAAATAAGTAACGCAaacaaagtaacttttcagcaacatataagagcttgttttgagtaaacaatttattattgatgaaaaattactagttA from Xiphophorus maculatus strain JP 163 A chromosome 11, X_maculatus-5.0-male, whole genome shotgun sequence carries:
- the LOC111610078 gene encoding uncharacterized protein LOC111610078 translates to MISLCLSIRSPALSASLLLWYVSASRVCVAIKKRKKAQTGCVKPQPPVMSHHVMLDPVTTRGDQLFLRWSSSLGVVMDYSKPFSELNERLRPRLASSDLLHSSLCRLEERKATSYTPNVLPAEPEPQMDPEEPEEDLICSSTDEGLCSDLMPFINSYFNFDQNVKDEDEASDSRSITQSEETDSPSELPSEEAMDSLKAGTGSGPGDSPFQRFYADKTLPDLISTGRPLSRRRTLTHVSDTLKEVRREVELSRRRSIKLKAQVDKLQGSSGWSQHRERVTDEVLSVLRLLQPLIASESGRPEPRGGENRLDSALAELKNVARQLAISHTEQDSKPGVSGAEESAVLQQALRDRDEAIEKKKAMEGEVLRSKTEMMVLNNQLLEAAQKRLELSLELEAWKEDFQRLLQQQVLSQQLAEQQAQNKPSRKGLLRRNKQPPLQRPVNFLYTSPAPPTTNSNQIFVNKSASSPPLTPSINASPLASSPNGGTRTWRDKLRKSRPRLGYQDAAEQEKEWGRTDDGFQAVSLD